In bacterium, the genomic stretch CATCCCCGCCGGTGTCAGCGTTGTCGTTCTTGATTACGACGTGGATGCCCAGGACAGCGATCGCATCAAGCCAAGCCCACTCAATGGCGAGTTGTGCTGGATCGCCCAATACTGAACCAACGATCCCGCCCCCGCCACAGGGCCAGATATCGCAGCCATGCGTGTCTGGCCATGATCCATTTCCAGTCTCAACCAACAACCCAACCGAAAGGAGAATCGCAGCATGCCAACTATGAACGCAGAAACCATCAGCCTGTTCTACCGTTGCGGCAGCAGCGACAAGGAATACAGAGCCAGCATCGAACCGAAGGACGGCCTGTTTGTCGTCAACTTTGCTTACGGCCGCCGGAATAGCACCCTCCAGACCGGCTCGAAGACTTCCAGCCCGGTGGATTACGCCATGGCAAGGAGGATTTACGACAAGCTGGTGAAGGAGAAGATGGCCAAGGGATATACGCCCGGTCCCGATGGCACGCCGTATCAGCACAGCGAGAAAACCCAACAGGTGTCGGGCATCCTGCCGCAGTTGCTCACACCGATAGACGAAGCCGACGTGGAGCAGTTCATCAACAACACCGCGCACTGCGCCCAAGAGAAATACGATGGCAAACGCAGTATCATCCAGAAGCAGGATGTGGCCTGTCACGGCATCAACAAGAAAGGCCTCATCATCGGGCTGTCTTCAGTGGTGCTTCACGAGGTCCGGAACATCCCTGGCGTCTTCGTCATGGATGGCGAGAGCATTGGAGATATGTTCTACGCCTTCGATTTGCTGGAACTGAATGGCGAGGACCTGAGACCGTTGCCCTACAATCGTCGGTTGCTGGAACTGATGAACCTGCTGGCTTCTGCCCAGCATCCTCACATCGAACTGGCGGAGACAGCGTTCGAGCCGCAGCAGAAGAGAACCTTGCTGGAACGTCTCAAGAAGGAGAACCGGGAAGGCATCGTGTTCAAGAAACTCGACGCTCCGTATGTCGCCGGGAAACCCTGCTGCGGTTGTGGACATCAGCTCAAGTGCAAGTTCTACGCCACGGCTTCGTTCATCGTTGGCAAGGTCAACGACAAGCGGAGTGTGATGTTGCAGCTCTACAGCGGTTCGATGCTGTTCAACTCCGGCAACGTCACGATCCCCGCCAACAAGCAGGTTCCACGGGTTGGAGCCATCGTCGAGGTCCGGTATCTCTACGCCTACAAGGAGAGCGGTTGCATCTACCAGCCGGTCT encodes the following:
- a CDS encoding DNA ligase yields the protein MNAETISLFYRCGSSDKEYRASIEPKDGLFVVNFAYGRRNSTLQTGSKTSSPVDYAMARRIYDKLVKEKMAKGYTPGPDGTPYQHSEKTQQVSGILPQLLTPIDEADVEQFINNTAHCAQEKYDGKRSIIQKQDVACHGINKKGLIIGLSSVVLHEVRNIPGVFVMDGESIGDMFYAFDLLELNGEDLRPLPYNRRLLELMNLLASAQHPHIELAETAFEPQQKRTLLERLKKENREGIVFKKLDAPYVAGKPCCGCGHQLKCKFYATASFIVGKVNDKRSVMLQLYSGSMLFNSGNVTIPANKQVPRVGAIVEVRYLYAYKESGCIYQPVYLWERDDIEPEDCTVDQLKYKPAGAEDEA